A genomic window from Glycine soja cultivar W05 chromosome 10, ASM419377v2, whole genome shotgun sequence includes:
- the LOC114369378 gene encoding uncharacterized protein LOC114369378, which produces MGNCLRTSEKLTAEIVPHGGATVYPAVRLHGSPNSIFAAYTRFAVLHNAVPPDPVLAAAPPPQAPPRSAPRGGRSEAAVPVVFHVGHDVASGSRDALLRFIDLKFPDLAEEETAPPPPAESGGGKEETSLVVRVTRLQHKSMTWHLERMVGWAEDLATRGGTRAVDPKVGTWKMEVVKFGRSYSQLLEVMLEHAQMEERVLFPIFDSADRGLSKAAKEEHARDLPIMNGIKEIIKSVEVLDSRSLNYKETLYNLSNRLKSLQGLCKQHFMEEDSELLPIMEAVGLSKEEEEDALEHCFVVMQGTHGRLLKFLLEGLPPNDSMKYLDLISMCRDKERMESMLRVVVE; this is translated from the exons ATGGGTAACTGTCTGCGCACGTCGGAAAAGCTGACGGCGGAGATCGTTCCCCACGGCGGCGCCACCGTGTACCCCGCCGTGCGCCTCCACGGCTCCCCCAACAGCATTTTCGCCGCATACACTCGCTTCGCGGTCCTTCACAACGCCGTTCCCCCGGACCCTGTCCTCGCCGCCGCACCACCACCGCAGGCCCCACCACGCTCGGCGCCGCGTGGCGGAAGATCTGAGGCGGCGGTTCCCGTGGTTTTCCACGTGGGACACGACGTCGCGTCGGGGTCCCGCGACGCGCTGCTCCGGTTTATAGACTTGAAATTCCCCGACCTGGCGGAGGAGGAGACGGCGCCACCTCCTCCGGCGGAGAGCGGCGGAGGGAAGGAGGAAACGTCGTTGGTTGTGAGGGTGACGCGGCTGCAGCATAAGAGCATGACTTGGCACTTGGAGAGGATGGTGGGGTGGGCGGAGGATCTAGCGACACGTGGCGGAACGAGGGCCGTTGATCCAAAGGTGGGGACTTGGAAGATGGAGGTTGTGAAATTTGGGAGAAGTTACTCTCAGTTGTTGGAGGTGATGTTGGAACATGCACAAATGGAAGAGAGAGTTCTATTTCCTATCTTTGATAGTGCTGATCGAG GGCTATCTAAAGCTGCAAAGGAGGAACATGCTAGGGACCTACCAATCATGAATGGCatcaaagaaattattaaatccGTTGAGGTTTTAGACTCACGCAGCCTCAATTACAAAGAGACTTTGTACAACCTTTCTAATAGGCTCAAATCATTACAG GGACTTTGCAAGCAACACTTCATGGAAGAGGATTCAGAATTACTTCCAATAATGGAAGCAGTGGGGTTGAgcaaagaggaggaggaggatgcATTAGAGCATTGTTTTGTTGTGATGCAAGGAACACATGGCCGGTTGTTAAAGTTCCTTCTTGAGGGGCTCCCACCTAATGATTCTATGAAGTACTTGGACTTGATCAGCATGTGCAGGGACAAAGAGAGGATGGAATCCATGCTTAGGGTGGTAGTGGAGTGA